In Nicotiana tabacum cultivar K326 chromosome 2, ASM71507v2, whole genome shotgun sequence, the following proteins share a genomic window:
- the LOC107761009 gene encoding zinc finger BED domain-containing protein RICESLEEPER 2-like — MASQNEENLPASSSNAISLDDESQRPLQQDEVELGKRRYSRAWKHFKPVKDNGISYGLCKYCDRRYKNVRNCGTKSMLDHIPKCPNRPRDVQNEGDTGGSYFDQDISRKQLAHAIILHEYPLSIVDHVGFRNFVASIQPMFKMVSRNTIKNDIIKFFDNLKSQTSKLLEKVTSRIAITTDMWTSNSNKKGFMAITGHFIDDSWRLQSHILRFAYVPAPHDKDALCGALVNCLFDWNLERKISTITVDNSSTNNAMIKTLLDEKLNKKDLLLTGRVFHVRCAAHILNLIVQEGLKVIGDSISKVRDSVLYWIGSAGRIERFEEAARLVHCSSEEQWSNAEDVSDKLILFYRITEQFSGTQYPTSSQYFTKVCEIKLELEAWVKEFNPLISDMASAMLLKFKKYWDDLHILMGVAAIFDPRYKMRLVEFFLPLIYGEEASTKIQEVRSNCYNLFQDYKSKLSGPHDSLASSSSEVTSFIEGDRLSSFDRFVASSGAIVETRSELDMYLEEGLLPRTPSFDNLSWWKTNGLKFPTLQKMARDLLAIPVSIVASESAFSTSGRLISPHRSRLHPTTLEALMCARTWLWNDLNGLSSTIDKVSCPTLLDEEEEPDSSGLSQHC, encoded by the exons ATGGCATCTCAAAATGAAGAGAATCTACCAGCTTCATCTTCTAATGCCATTTCCTTAGACGATGAGAGTCAAAGGCCTTTACAACAAGATGAAGTTGAACTGGGAAAAAGAAGATATTCCCGAGCATGGAAGCATTTCAAGCCGGTGAAGGATAATGGTATTTCATATGGTCTTTGTAAGTATTGCGATCGCCGATATAAAAATGTTAGGAATTGTGGGACAAAATCTATGTTAGATCACATACCTAAGTGTCCTAACAGGCCAAGAGATGTACAAAATGAGGGTGATACCGGGGGTAGTTATTTTGATCAAGATATTTCACGTAAACAACTTGCACATGCCATTATTTTACACGAGTATCCACTCTCTATAGTTGATCATGTGGGATTTAGGAACTTTGTTGCGAGTATCCAACCTATGTTTAAGATGGTTTCTAGAAATACAATCAAGAATGACATAATAAAATTTTTTGACAATTTGAAATCGCAAACTTCTAAGTTGTTGGAGAAAGTCACGAGTAGAATTGCAATAACAACCGATATGTGGACTTCCAATAGTAACAAAAAAGGGTTCATGGCTATTACTGGTCATTTCATTGATGATTCATGGAGGCTTCAAAGTCATATTCTGAGATTTGCTTATGTCCCTGCTCCACATGATAAAGATGCTTTGTGTGGTGCTTTGGTTAATTGTTTGTTTGATTGGAATCTTGAACGAAAAATATCAACTATCACAGTTGATAATTCTAGCACAAACAATGCTATGATTAAAACTTTATTGGATGAGAAACTTAATAAAAAAGATTTGTTGTTGACTGGTCGAGTATTTCATGTGCGTTGTGCTGCacatattttaaatttaattgtGCAAGAAGGGTTAAAGGTTATAGGAGATAGTATTAGCAAAGTGCGTGATAGTGTCTTGTATTGGATTGGATCAGCTGGCAGAATTGAGAGGTTTGAAGAAGCTGCACGTTTGGTTCACTGTTCTT CTGAAGAGCAATGGAGTAATGCAGAAGATGTTTCTGATAAGCTCATACTTTTTTATCGTATCACCGAACAATTTTCAGGAACTCAATATCCAACATCCAGTCAATACTTTACAAAAGTTTGTGAAATTAAGCTAGAATTGGAAGCTTGGGTGAAGGAGTTTAATCCTTTGATTAGCGATATGGCTTCTGCGATGttgttgaaatttaaaaaatattgggatgATCTGCATATTTTGATGGGAGTAGCTGCAATCTTTGATCCACGGTACAAGATGAGGTTGGTAGAGTTCTTTCTtccactaatttatggtgaagaAGCTTCAACTAAAATTCAAGAAGTTCGATCCAATTGTTATAATCTCTTTCAAGATTATAAGAGTAAATTATCTGGTCCACATGATTCATTAGCTTCTAGTTCTAGTGAAGTCACTAGTTTTATTGAGGGTGATCGGCTTTCGAGCTTTGATAGATTTGTTGCTTCGAGTGGAGCTATCGTGGAGACAAGATCAGAGTTGGATATGTACTTAGAAGAAGGCCTACTACCTCGAACTCCTTCATTTGACAATTTGAGTTGGTGGAAGACAAATGGATTGAAATTTCCTACATTGCAAAAAATGGCACGTGATCTCTTAGCCATTCCCGTGTCTATTGTTGCTTCAGAATCGGCATTTAGCACCAGTGGGAGGTTGATTAGCCCACATCGGAGTAGACTCCATCCCACTACTTTGGAAGCTTTAATGTGTGCTCGCACGTGGTTATGGAATGACTTAAATG GTTTGTCTTCAACGATTGATAAAGTTTCATGTCCAACATTGCTTGATGAAGAGGAAGAGCCGGATTCAAGTGGTTTATCGCAACATTGCTAA